The DNA window ACGCTTTATCACCTTATGGCGACGAAGTGGACTACGAGCCTACACCTTCACCACCTGAAGCTCCTGATATGGTAAGATTtaaataatttcttcttttttttctttctcgtttttcattcttttctttctctttttatagGGCGTACCACTTGACAAGGACGTCGGCATTAACATGAGTAGCGGTACAGGAGGTTTCCAGAGTGAGGTGCCTATTGCGGTCAGATCATTTTTGATTGACCGCATAAAGGATATTATGAAGACATTCAACCGTCGAAAGTTTAGATCGGCTCGGGAGGAAGTATCCAAATATTGTCAATATTTATCTTCGCTTGGGATTGATGTATCTGAATTGGAGAGGCGTATAGAACCCGTGTTTGATCATGCCGAGGCCATTGAAGAATTAGAGTCAAGTCCGAGTTTCGCTTCAGCTGTTCGGCTCGTGAATGCTGATGAGGATCTGGCGCTAAAGGAAAGGAAGCTTGCTTCTCACATCAGCACAAAAAGTTCTATTCTCAAAGCTTCAGAAGGTGTCTCTTTGGAGCTTCAGCAGactagagagaaaataagagagcTTGAGGAGCACATTTTGCAGTTAAAGAGTACAGAAGCAGAGTTGTCATTTAAACTCGAAGTGGCCGACGACTCTTTAAAGAAATTAACGCCGACTGAAGAAGAACTGCAGAAGGACGTTGCTGATGCGGAGAGGGAATATGCTGCAGCCACTGAAGATTGTAAAGCTTCTAAAGAATCCGCCGGTCTCCGAGGATTGATAGAGCTATTTGAGGAGCGTCGTCAGATATTTGAGATTTGATTTTcctttacttttctctttttggaTGTTTATCGTGGATGTTATCTTTATTTGTCACTAGTATGAGACAgtatttgataatttgaatgaCTTTGATTGTGCTTGAATGTTTGATCTCTTTCTCCTATCTTTATCTCATACTGCATTGTGACGATGATTGTCTTGCGAGAATGGTTTGTTTCTTTTGCCTTGATTCTCACGTACAATCAACTCTAAATTGAGTCATCACTCTGTTGTCTGGACAAATATGCTATCTTCTCAGCGCTCTTGTAGCGATAACATGTACACTGCCCcccccctttctttttttcttttttttttcttttttttttttttttttgaatgttcaGCTTAACGACATGGCAGTCGGTTTACATAtagatgctcagtttaacgacatggcggtcggtttacATAtggatgctcagtttaacgacatggcggtcggtttacATAtggatgctcagtttaacgacatggtgGTCGATTTACATCaaaatgttcagtttaacgacatggcggtctcagtttaacgacatggcggtcaaattatatcaaaatgctcagtttaacgacatgacagtcaaattatatcaaaatgctcagtttaacgacatggcggtccaAATTAATAACAAAATGCTCCAGTTTAAGCGACAATGCGGTCAATTACATTCAAAATGCTACAGTTTAACAACATGGCGTTAAATTAACATcaaaaatgctcagtttaaacGACATAGCAGGTCAAATACGGAgtaaaatgctcagtttaaacGAACATGGCGGTCAGAATACCTATTTGATGGCTGCCAGATTTACGACATGGcgttcaaattatataaaatgctCAGTTACACGGACAGAGCGGTCAAATTATATCAGAAATGCGCTCAGTTAACTGACATGGCGGTCAAGATTACATCAAAATGCTCAGGTTTAACGACATGTGCGCTCAAATAACACTCAAAATGCATCAGTTTAAAACAGACATTATGGACTGTAATATGGCGCTTCGAACCAGAAACGTCGTTCAACCAATCCAACAACAAACAATCGACCGAAACGTCGGTTAAACCAATCCCACACGCAAATCAACTCGACCCGAAACAGTCGTTAAAACTAATCCACCAAATTCaaccgaccgaaacgtcgttaaacctAATTCTACCAAAATCAATCGACGGATAACGTCGTTAAAACTAAACCTAAATGCCGATATCGAACCGAAACGCTCGTTAAACTAATCACACCGCCAAATCAACGACCGAAACGTATCGTTAAAAGCTATCACCAATCAATCGAGCCGAAACGTGCGTTAAAACTaatccaccaaaaatcctcGACGACGGCGAAACGTCCGGTAAACTAAATCTAACGAAAtcaatcaccaaaaaaaaatgaaaaaagcgAAACGGCGTTAAAAATAATCCACCAACATCAATCGATTCCGAAACTCGTTAAACCTAATCCACCAAATCaaccgaccgaaacgtcgttaaactaatccaccTAAATCAAACTGAAACGAAAAATGTCATTAAACTAAAACCAAAAATTCAATATTTCACCGAGAACAATACCcaatcaaaatatttgattctctagcatataaaactagagtcaaatcacaatcatgttcaaacttgatcaaattctaaacctatatttagaattgatcaaaccatcttatcaaattaatttgttggattccaatacatacacttggagtttaatttaaatcaaatctgactaatcctaatacatataattaggatttagttaatatttcaccttgagatgaaccaaaatcaaatgtGACTAAGAGCCTAATTGTATCagactctaaaatataaaattagcgTCTAATTCAAGATATTTGgggctaatcctaacacatatatttaggatgaaaactcaaatcaaactctattggactttattacatatatttaaagttcagaGTTTAATCAAGTTCGATTAAAttccaatgtatatatataggatttaatcaatctttcatctCATGGTAAACAAAGTTGAGCTCCAAAATATATAGAGCTCAACAAAATCTGATCATCTATTGGATTTTATTACATacatttaaagttcaattaaccaaatcaaactctaatacatataattagagtttaatctgaattaaatctgattaaattccaatgcatatatatatggaacttaatcaatctttcatctTAGGGTGAATAGTGTTGAGCTCCACAACATATAGAgtccaacaaaattaatttgaccatatattgggtatcttagaatatataactaagatacaattgaaaaatacattttctttacgctctattcatgtacactgagggtatgcccttggttaaagccatgtaattgagcaataaattataaattttcttttgtccAATTCCAGTTTATCTTCAGCAtttcagaggtctcttaatGAAGTGCCCTAACACTCTTGTATGGGGGTAAATTAACCATAAATGCTtagcgtttattggaagccatgatcTGCAATACTGATAACCATACTCATATACCCTTTAATCTAGCATCATGAATACTACCTCACGGGCACACCacggtaaaaataaaataaaccgtggcgaggtgcgtcattcgtgtaGACCAACACGGGATTTCAGTCtcttaacgacgtttcg is part of the Ananas comosus cultivar F153 unplaced genomic scaffold, ASM154086v1, whole genome shotgun sequence genome and encodes:
- the LOC109705131 gene encoding uncharacterized protein LOC109705131 isoform X1; its protein translation is MAKMKSCEDRLYLVKENESMIFRLQRCIKELVWRLIQHQPVKSSPLFFKRQYLLHIYYFFSYADLPVESKLDDDLVDALSPYGDEVDYEPTPSPPEAPDMGVPLDKDVGINMSSGTGGFQSEVPIAVRSFLIDRIKDIMKTFNRRKFRSAREEVSKYCQYLSSLGIDVSELERRIEPVFDHAEAIEELESSPSFASAVRLVNADEDLALKERKLASHISTKSSILKASEGVSLELQQTREKIRELEEHILQLKSTEAELSFKLEVADDSLKKLTPTEEELQKDVADAEREYAAATEDCKASKESAGLRGLIELFEERRQIFEI